The segment TTTCCACAGGCCGTTGCGTGACCGGGTTGATGAATTCGTTATATACGAGGAACAATTCATCGTACTCTTCCTCAGCATACATTCCGACCGCCTCGGAGACGACCGATTTGATGTCGCTGAATTCCGGACTGTCGGGAAGACCCGTCACTTCCCCGATCACCGGGATACCCCGGCGTTTCAAGAAGTCACGCCCCTTACGCCCCATCACGAAGACCACATATTCGTCCTTGCTGGCGTGCCGTTTGTCCACGGTTTGGACCAAGGTGCGCAACACGTTTCCATCAAATCCTCCCGCCAATCCCCGGTCGGAGGTGATCACCAGATATCCCGTTTTCTTCACGGGACGGGAGACCAGCATCGGGTGTTGAACTCCATCTGTCGCGACGGCGACAGACGCGATCACTTCCCTCAACTTTTCCGTGTACGGGCGGGCGGATTCAGCCTTTTCCTGAGCCCGGCGCAACTTGGCCGCAGCCACCATCTCCATCGCTTTGGTGATCTGTTTGATATTCTGAACGGAGGTGATCCTCCGCTTGATATCCCGCATGTTTTCAGCCATCCATCTTCACCGCCTTTCCACCGTCGGGCGGCGTCGGGCGGCTTCCATCACGGGGAAGCCGGTGCCGACCCAGCCGCGACTTCAATTTCGGTCACTGATTCGAGGGAGCGAAACCCTTCTTGAAATCTTGGATTGCCTTTTTGATGCCTTCTTCAATCTCTTCACTGAGCGTCTTCTGCTCACGGATCTTCTGAAGCAGATCGGCCCGTTCGGCATCGACAAAGGAGAGGAGTTCGCTTTCAAACCGAAGCACATCTCCCACCGGAATATCATCCAGATAACCCCGGGTGGCGGTGTAGATGGAGATGATCTGCTTTTCGACGGGCATCGGTTCGTTTTCACCCTGCTTCAGGATTTCCACCAGGCGCTCCCCGCGGGAGAGTTTGGCCTGGGTCGCTTTATCCAGATCGGAGCCGAATTGGGCAAAAGCCTGCAAATCCCGGTATTGGGCCAGATCCAGCTTCAAGGTTCCCGACACCTTTTTCATCGCCTTGATCTGGGCATCCCCACCGACCCGGGATACGGACGTACCCACGTTGACCGCCGGCCGCACACCGGCGTGAAAGAGGTCGGTCTCCAGGAAGATCTGACCGTCGGTGATGGAGATCACGTTGGTCGGGATATAGGCGGAAATATCGCCGGCCTGGGTCTCGATAAAGGGAAGAGCGGTCAGGGAGCCGCCGCCTTTGGCATCGGAAAGCTTGGCAGCACGCTCCAACAGGCGGGAGTGCAGGTAAAAGACATCCCCCGGAAACGCTTCACGCCCCGGCGGACGGCGCAGGAGCAAGGAGAGTTCACGGTAGGCGGCAGCCTGTTTGGTCAGGTCGTCGTACACCACCAACACGTGCTTCCCTTGATACATGAAATATTCACCCATGGCACACCCGGCATAGGGAGCCAGGAACAAAAGCGGTGACGGTTCCGAAGCGCTGGCACTCACCACGATGGTGTAATCCATGGCACCGGCTTTACGCAGTTTTTCCACCACGCCGACCACGGTGGATTGCTTCTGACCGATCGCCACATAGATACAGATCATATCCTGATCCTTCTGGTTGATGATCGTATCCACCGCGACCGTGGTCTTACCGGTCTGACGGTCCCCGATGATCAATTCCCGCTGGCCGCGGCCGATCGGGATCATCGAGTCGATGGCCTTGATTCCCGTCTGCAACGGTTCGTGCACCGATTTCCGGTCCATCACACCGGGTGCGGGAGATTCCACCGGACGGTACTCCGAAGTTTCGACCGCCCCTTTTCCGTCCAGAGGCTGGCCCAAGGGGTTGACCACCCGGCCCAGCAGGGCTTCCCCCACCGGCACTTCCATGATGCGGCCGGTCCGTTTCACTTGGTCTCCTTCGCGGATTTCCGTGTAGGGGCCGAGGATCACCACACCCACATGATCTTCTTCCAGGTTTTGCGC is part of the Kroppenstedtia eburnea genome and harbors:
- the atpA gene encoding F0F1 ATP synthase subunit alpha is translated as MSIKPEEISSLIKKQIEQFEGDIEVVDVGSVIQVGDGIARVHGLKNVMAGELVEFENGVMGMAQNLEEDHVGVVILGPYTEIREGDQVKRTGRIMEVPVGEALLGRVVNPLGQPLDGKGAVETSEYRPVESPAPGVMDRKSVHEPLQTGIKAIDSMIPIGRGQRELIIGDRQTGKTTVAVDTIINQKDQDMICIYVAIGQKQSTVVGVVEKLRKAGAMDYTIVVSASASEPSPLLFLAPYAGCAMGEYFMYQGKHVLVVYDDLTKQAAAYRELSLLLRRPPGREAFPGDVFYLHSRLLERAAKLSDAKGGGSLTALPFIETQAGDISAYIPTNVISITDGQIFLETDLFHAGVRPAVNVGTSVSRVGGDAQIKAMKKVSGTLKLDLAQYRDLQAFAQFGSDLDKATQAKLSRGERLVEILKQGENEPMPVEKQIISIYTATRGYLDDIPVGDVLRFESELLSFVDAERADLLQKIREQKTLSEEIEEGIKKAIQDFKKGFAPSNQ
- the atpG gene encoding ATP synthase F1 subunit gamma → MAENMRDIKRRITSVQNIKQITKAMEMVAAAKLRRAQEKAESARPYTEKLREVIASVAVATDGVQHPMLVSRPVKKTGYLVITSDRGLAGGFDGNVLRTLVQTVDKRHASKDEYVVFVMGRKGRDFLKRRGIPVIGEVTGLPDSPEFSDIKSVVSEAVGMYAEEEYDELFLVYNEFINPVTQRPVEKRLLPLADLEEEESASGLKALYEYEPSAEEVLSALLPRYAETLIYSALLESKASEFGARMAAMGNATDNASEMIGAYTLQYNRARQAAITQELAEIVGGASALE